A region from the Rosa rugosa chromosome 6, drRosRugo1.1, whole genome shotgun sequence genome encodes:
- the LOC133714713 gene encoding uncharacterized protein LOC133714713 isoform X2, whose product MINYAMEPVYDKFIQKSVTDLDEFHAAMLGVCSALNAAMPGKHYNAPGLEEVKVFYEEWKNADLTEKKEKFVKFVNDNVKVNQADTATLLTGVLAPPAAMAAKKAGESLPQLKMIKNVPDVLFVPSATVVALITVRFSKRLFMRN is encoded by the exons ATGATCAATTATGCAATGGAACCGGTGTACGACAAGTTTATACAGAAGTCAGTTACAGATTTAGACGAGTTTCACGCTGCCATGCTTGGTGTTTGCAG CGCTTTAAATGCTGCTATGCCCGGTAAACACTACAATGCACCCGGACTGGAGGAAGTAAAG GTTTTTTACGAAGAATGGAAAAACGCTGACCTGACTGAAAAAAAGGAGAAATTCGTCAAATTTGTGAACGACAATGTGAAAGTTAACCAGGCTGATACTGCTACCTTGTTGACAGGAGTACTAGCGCCTCCAGCGGCCATGGCTGCTAAAAAAGCTGGGGAGAGTCTTCCCCAGCTGAAAATGATCAAGAACGTCCCAGACGTCCTTTTCGTGCCGTCGGCAACAGTAGTAGCACTCATTACCGTAAGGTTCTCCAAAAGACTTTTCATGCGAAACTAG
- the LOC133716179 gene encoding receptor-like protein 7 gives MGLNRCLSKVSNTHMLSKLVIIILLFQVSVAISLRQPADCKDEESSALLQFKESFIIDRSASGYDGAYPKVLSWKQNNSCCSWDGIECDQSTGHVIGLDLSSSCLYGSINSNSTLFRLVNLQSLNLADNNFNYSEIPTTIRNLPKLRYLNLSASVFSGQVPSEVSQLSKLSSLDLSLNLDGVSIDGLLTLNPSYLASLVHNLTRLENLYLGYITISSKIPESVANLSFLTSLSLRNCQLFGEFPVRIFQLQNLKLLSVRNNPDLTGYLPEFNQSSPLSSLVLAGTRFFGNLPSSIQKLDSLVELNVGGCNFSEGLVPSFLGKLRQLTYLDISKNNYGGPIPDSLANLTQLTVFRIGTSHLTGPIPSWLGNFSILIYLDFSYNRLNGSIPQTFSNLINLEILYLQYNDLSGTVEFQMFENLQNLYQLHLNGNNLQFLTESTIVNASLPQFTILGLSSCNIREFPSFLRYQKNLQKLYLAENKLYGQVPKWMWNMSIDTLMYLDIDQNFLTGFEQPPVVLPWVNLRFLKLSSNMFHGPLPIPPPSILGYEIQDNKLKGEVSPEICNLSSIQALDLSNNNLSGVLPHCIGNFSDRLILLLLANNSFQGILPQTYSKKSNLRMIDVSYNQLQGQLPRSLANCVMLETLILSDNKFQDVFPSWLVTLPELKVLAMRHNGFHGVIGKPENNNGFLNLRILDLSYNNFTANKGVDRYYSKIQEAFAAIDISSNKFEGKIDELIGNLKGLRSLNVSNNIFTGEIPSSLENLTLLEALDLSQNKLSGEIPQQLVQLTFLSQFNAAHNRLTGPIPEGNQLATFNSTSYEGNPGLCGDPLPTKCGNPMAHQLRPPTVQDAYSSESRIEWIFVVAGFGSGLVQGIILADLMIRRRYALFLKIVDMLVRTVKRRR, from the exons ATGGGGTTAAACCGGTGCTTATCTAAAGTCTCCAACACTCACATGCTTTCGAAACTAGTGATTATTATATTGTTATTTCAAGTTTCTGTTGCCATTTCTCTGCGGCAGCCTGCAGATTGCAAGGATGAGGAGAGCTCTGCCTTGCTGCAATTCAAGGAAAGCTTTATTATTGACAGATCTGCTTCTGGTTATGATGGTGCTTATCCAAAGGTTTTGTCGTGGAAACAAAACAACAGCTGCTGTTCATGGGATGGTATCGAGTGTGATCAGAGTACGGGTCACGTGATTGGCCTTGATCTCAGTAGCAGTTGTCTATATGGCTCCATCAACTCCAACAGCACCCTCTTCCGCCTTGTTAATCTTCAGAGCCTGAACCTTGCTGACAATAACTTCAACTACTCTGAAATTCCTACAACCATTAGGAATCTCCCAAAGCTCAGGTACCTCAACCTCTCTGCCTCTGTATTTTCTGGCCAAGTCCCATCTGAAGTTTCACAGTTGTCCAAGTTGTCATCCCTTGACTTATCTCTGAATCTTGATGGTGTTTCTATTGACGGGTTATTGACCCTTAACCCATCCTATCTGGCAAGCCTTGTTCATAACTTAACTAGACTTGAAAATCTTTATCTAGGCTACATTACCATATCATCAAAAATTCCTGAATCCGTTGCGAATTTGTCATTTCTGACATCCCTCTCTCTGAGGAATTGTCAATTGTTTGGGGAATTTCCAGTAAGAATTTTCCAGTTACAAAACTTGAAACTTCTTAGTGTGAGAAACAACCCAGATCTTACTGGTTATCTGCCTGAATTCAATCAAAGTAGTCCTCTGTCATCACTCGTACTTGCTGGAACTAGGTTCTTCGGAAACCTACCTTCTTCAATCCAAAAGCTTGATTCTTTGGTAGAGTTGAATGTGGGTGGATGCAATTTTTCAGAAGGGTTGGTTCCCTCTTTTCTTGGTAAGCTTAGACAGCTTACTTATCTCGACATTTCAAAAAACAATTATGGCGGTCCAATTCCTGATTCGTTGGCAAATCTTACACAATTGACTGTGTTTAGGATTGGTACGAGTCACTTAACAGGTCCAATACCATCTTGGTTAGGAAACTTCAGCATACTGATTTACCTAGACTTTTCTTATAATAGATTGAATGGTTCAATTCCACAGACATTTTCCAATCTCATAAATCTTGAGATTCTTTATCTTCAGTACAATGACCTGAGTGGTACAGTGGAGTTTCAAATGTTTGAAAATCTACAAAATCTCTACCAACTCCATCTAAATGGTAATAATCTGCAATTTCTCACTGAATCCACAATTGTGAATGCATCTCTTCCCCAATTTACAATTCTAGGATTGAGTTCGTGCAACATAAGAGAGTTCCCATCTTTCTTAAGATATCAAAAGAATTTGCAGAAGTTGTACCTTGCTGAAAACAAACTCTATGGTCAAGTACCGAAATGGATGTGGAATATGAGCATAGATACTTTGATGTACTTGGACATTGATCAAAACTTCCTTACAGGCTTTGAGCAACCTCCAGTTGTCCTTCCTTGGGTTAACCTTCGATTTTTAAAGCTCTCTTCCAACATGTTCCATGGACCACTGCCGATACCTCCACCATCAATCCTAGGCTATGAAATTCAGGACAATAAACTGAAAGGAGAAGTTTCACCAGAGATTTGCAACCTGAGTTCTATTCAGGCCCTTGATTTGTCCAACAACAACTTGAGTGGCGTGCTTCCACACTGTATCGGAAACTTCAGTGACCGTCTGATACTTTTACTTCTAGCAAATAACTCCTTCCAAGGGATTCTTCCACAAACATACAGTAAGAAAAGCAACTTGAGGATGATTGATGTTAGTTATAACCAATTGCAGGGGCAATTACCAAGGTCGCTGGCTAACTGTGTGATGCTTGAGACTTTAATTCTGTCAGACAACAAATTCCAAGATGTCTTCCCCTCTTGGTTGGTGACTCTTCCAGAGTTAAAAGTGTTGGCAATGCGCCATAATGGTTTCCATGGAGTTATCGGAAAGCCTGAAAACAATAATGGTTTCCTGAACTTGCGCATTTTAGATCTATCTTACAATAATTTCACAG CGAATAAAGGTGTGGACAGATACTATTCAAAAATTCAAGAAGCCTTTGCAGCCATTGATATCTCAAGCAATAAATTTGAAGGGAAGATTGATGAACTGATTGGGAATCTAAAAGGGCTTCGCTCGCTCAATGTTTCCAATAACATTTTCACCGGTGAGATCCCATCATCTTTGGAAAACTTAACACTGCTGGAGGCATTGGACCTTTCACAGAACAAGCTCTCAGGAGAGATCCCCCAACAGCTGGTGCAGCTGACATTCCTTTCACAATTCAATGCTGCTCACAACAGGCTCACAGGTCCTATACCCGAAGGAAACCAACTTGCTACATTCAATAGCACTTCCTATGAGGGAAACCCTGGATTATGTGGAGATCCGTTGCCAACCAAATGTGGAAACCCAATGGCCCATCAACTGCGTCCTCCAACTGTACAAGATGCTTATTCTTCTGAGTCCAGAATTGAATGGATATTTGTTGTGGCAGGATTTGGAAGTGGTTTGGTGCAGGGAATAATTCTTGCAGATCTTATGATCAGAAGGAGGTATGCATTGTTTCTTAAAATTGTTGACATGCTTGTCAGAACAGTGAAAAGGAGAAGGTAG
- the LOC133714711 gene encoding pentatricopeptide repeat-containing protein At2g44880, producing MKDQLWRWSSLERKCLFLLQQANTTPPSLLQIHAFILRNALETNLNLLTKFITTCSSSSSSPPSHLIKHARRVFDHQPNKHDTFLCNAVIRALMAQFAESFALYRDLRQDTGFEPDGYTFTALAKSCGLDGARSEGEEIHCHAVKTGLCLDLYVSTSLVDMYVKFGTMGCARKVFDEMTERNIVSWTALVCGYARTGDMGSARRLFDEMPERDSAAFNALIDGYVKLGEMGSAQSLFDEMRDRNVVTWTSMIYGYCHQGDVEAAKSLFDSMPKKNLISWNVMIGGYCQNKRPHEAVRLFHEMQSTTSLEPDAVTVVSILPAIADLGALDLGHWVHEFVQRKKLDRLTNICTALVDMYAKCGEIKKAKRLFDEMPEKETASWNALINGFAVNGYGKEALEVFLEMQREKFKPNNITFVGVLSACNHCGLVEEGKFWFRKMENFGLIPQIEHYGCMVDLLGRAGCLEEAEKLIKSMPYDVNGIILSSFLFACGYCEDVTRANKTLEQAVKLEPWNYGNYVMLRNLYARNRRWSDADNIKSSMRKNQADKEVGCSVIEVDGRIKQFVAGDRMYTSSEAIHLTLLQSWKHMMGQVPCSIAKV from the coding sequence ATGAAAGACCAACTATGGAGATGGAGCTCCTTGGAAAGAAAATGCTTATTCCTTCTCCAACAAGCCAACACAACACCACCCTCTCTTCTCCAAATCCACGCCTTCATCCTCCGAAACGCCCTCGAAACCAACCTCAATCTCCTCACCAAATTCATCACCacctgctcctcctcctcctcctccccgcCCTCACACCTGATCAAACACGCCCGCCGCGTCTTCGATCACCAACCCAATAAGCACGACACGTTTCTCTGCAATGCCGTGATCAGAGCCCTCATGGCCCAGTTCGCCGAGTCTTTCGCTCTTTATAGAGATCTTAGACAGGACACGGGTTTCGAGCCGGATGGGTACACGTTCACGGCTCTGGCCAAGTCGTGCGGGTTAGATGGGGCGAGATCAGAAGGAGAAGAGATTCATTGTCATGCTGTTAAGACTGGGCTGTGTTTGGATTTGTACGTTTCGACGTCTTTGGTTGAcatgtatgtgaagtttgggaCGATGGGTTGTGCAAggaaggtgtttgatgaaatgacTGAGAGAAATATAGTGTCGTGGACGGCTCTTGTTTGCGGGTATGCGAGGACGGGAGATATGGGTAGTGCGAGGAGGCTTTTTGATGAAATGCCTGAGAGGGACTCGGCCGCGTTTAATGCGTTGATTGATGGATATGTCAAGTTGGGGGAAATGGGCTCGGCTCAAAGTTTGTTTGATGAGATGAGGGATAGGAATGTGGTGACTTGGACTAGTATGATATACGGTTACTGCCATCAAGGTGATGTAGAGGCCGCTAAATCACTCTTTGATTCTATGCCCAAGAAGAATCTTATTTCTTGGAATGTGATGATTGGTGGTTATTGCCAAAACAAACGTCCCCATGAAGCCGTGAGATTGTTTCATGAAATGCAGTCAACTACATCGCTTGAACCAGATGCTGTAACGGTTGTGAGCATTCTTCCGGCTATAGCTGATTTGGGTGCTTTGGATTTAGGGCATTGGGTTCACGAGTTTGTACAGAGGAAGAAGCTTGATAGGCTAACCAATATATGCACTGCGCTTGTGGATATGTATGCAAAATGTGGTGAAATAAAAAAGGCCAAAAGACTCTTTGATGAGATGCCTGAAAAAGAAACGGCTTCTTGGAATGCTTTGATAAATGGGTTTGCAGTCAATGGCTATGGAAAGGAGGCACTAGAGGTATTTTTAGAGATGCAACGAGAAAAGTTTAAGCCTAACAATATAACCTTTGTCGGTGTTCTGTCCGCTTGTAACCATTGTGGTCTGGTAGAGGAAGGGAAATTTTGGTTTAGGAAAATGGAAAACTTTGGGCTCATTCCACAGATTGAGCATTATGGTTGTATGGTAGATCTTTTAGGAAGGGCAGGGTGCTTGGAGGAAGCTGAGAAGTTGATCAAGAGCATGCCTTACGATGTTAATGGGATAATTTTGAGTTCCTTTCTTTTTGCATGTGGGTATTGTGAGGATGTCACGAGAGCCAACAAAACTTTAGAGCAGGCTGTCAAACTGGAGCCATGGAATTATGGAAATTATGTTATGTTGAGAAATTTGTATGCCAGAAACAGAAGGTGGAGTGATGCAGATAATATTAAGAGTTCGATGCGGAAGAATCAAGCGGATAAAGAGGTTGGTTGTAGTGTTATAGAGGTTGATGGTAGAATCAAGCAGTTTGTGGCTGGGGACAGGATGTACACATCTTCAGAAGCTATACATTTGACCTTGCTACAGAGTTGGAAGCACATGATGGGACAAGTCCCATGTTCTATAGCTAAGGTGTGA
- the LOC133714713 gene encoding uncharacterized protein LOC133714713 isoform X1: protein MGLLMSSMSLGSAKMINYAMEPVYDKFIQKSVTDLDEFHAAMLGVCSALNAAMPGKHYNAPGLEEVKVFYEEWKNADLTEKKEKFVKFVNDNVKVNQADTATLLTGVLAPPAAMAAKKAGESLPQLKMIKNVPDVLFVPSATVVALITVRFSKRLFMRN, encoded by the exons ATGGGATTGTTAATGAGTTCCATGTCCCTAG GGTCCGCAAAGATGATCAATTATGCAATGGAACCGGTGTACGACAAGTTTATACAGAAGTCAGTTACAGATTTAGACGAGTTTCACGCTGCCATGCTTGGTGTTTGCAG CGCTTTAAATGCTGCTATGCCCGGTAAACACTACAATGCACCCGGACTGGAGGAAGTAAAG GTTTTTTACGAAGAATGGAAAAACGCTGACCTGACTGAAAAAAAGGAGAAATTCGTCAAATTTGTGAACGACAATGTGAAAGTTAACCAGGCTGATACTGCTACCTTGTTGACAGGAGTACTAGCGCCTCCAGCGGCCATGGCTGCTAAAAAAGCTGGGGAGAGTCTTCCCCAGCTGAAAATGATCAAGAACGTCCCAGACGTCCTTTTCGTGCCGTCGGCAACAGTAGTAGCACTCATTACCGTAAGGTTCTCCAAAAGACTTTTCATGCGAAACTAG